One Littorina saxatilis isolate snail1 linkage group LG1, US_GU_Lsax_2.0, whole genome shotgun sequence genomic window carries:
- the LOC138948992 gene encoding uncharacterized protein codes for MQTSRAVRGSGTGEVAREMDSIYSSHPIPSIPRAFNNNHHHHQQRPLGDSMLAYTERMREISKFRKDSAFLGNEEPPGAVLEVQARHIPKVGLGPRGKGGKAASNHRRQQRRPHSLDELIGRPGGKEDASAARHKNRRFSEPGEMASLSTLPSSSPLTKYSEQERRIKISFVSAADLFDLVDFSLRSKKSRNDSIKLARAEDTLKLINDVNVFRSAKQKMKPHTPGREEDDEDVDNASLFVHGTASPREDSRTSAWVFATNEGHGDWAKNEVRKHTDPYDSDDEGDDNPDLDVDRDLNLELVREKSMLLLQPHKLRFRPKRAKRMKLHRSRLSIIPEDERHRQEAQSAHEQEVTSSRLPVMPTSSSLAAIKDSRKSGTGKAQSTERKKSSNVLGGNQDKLSTGDFSSSGLTTDNQEPNYLDKRHRKIGVVTRDNGSCPSPSDLMTKKRHTSREDFQNSSRRQDFPRRYVAALNDQTATFEAPNTRAKAQKKFRKLIFLRDQPEQPYHRYS; via the exons ATGCAGACATCTCGCGCTGTGCGCGGAAGCGGGACAGGGGAGGTGGCGAGAGAGATGGACAGCATCTATTCATCACATCCCATTCCCAGCATCCCCAGAGCCTttaacaacaaccaccaccaccaccaacagcgTCCTCTAGGCGACTCCATGCTGGCATACACGGAGCGCATGCGCGAGATTTCCAAGTTCCGGAAGGACTCGGCTTTTCTGGGAAACGAGGAGCCTCCCGGCGCTGTGCTGGAGGTCCAAGCTCGCCACATTCCCAAAGTCGGGTTAGGACCTCGCGGAAAAGGTGGCAAAGCCGCGTCAAACCATCGCAGACAGCAACGGCGGCCACACTCTTTGGACGAGCTCATCGGGCGACCTGGTGGCAAGGAAGACGCTTCAGCTGCGAGGCACAAAAACAGACGCTTTTCAGAGCCAGGAGAAATGGCGTCGCTCTCGACCCTTCCATCCTCCTCCCCGCTGACGAAATACAGCGAGCAGGAGAGAAGGATCAAGATTAGCTTCGTGAGTGCGGCGGACCTGTTTGACCTGGTCGACTTCAGCCTCCGCAGCAAGAAGTCTCGCAACGACAGCATCAAGCTGGCCAGAGCTGAGGACACTCTCAAGCTCATCAACGATGTCAACGTCTTCAG GTCCGCGAAGCAAAAGATGAAGCCCCACACCCCAGGGAgagaagaagacgacgaagacGTCGACAATGCGTCACTTTTTGTCCACGGGACCGCCAGTCCTCGAGAAGATTCCAGAACCAGCGCCTGGGTCTTTGCCACCAATGAGGGCCACGGTGACTGGGCGAAGAATGAGGTCCGCAAACACACGGACCCTTACGACAGTGACGACGAAGGAGACGATAATCCGGACTTGGATGTAGATAGGGATTTGAACCTGGAACTCGTTCGTGAGAAGAGTATGCTGCTTCTTCAGCCGCACAAATTGCGCTTCCGACCCAAGCGTGCAAAGCGCATGAAGTTACACCGGTCTAGGCTCAGCATCATACCGGAAGACGAACGTCACAGGCAGGAAGCTCAGTCTGCGCATGAACAGGAAGTGACGTCTTCTCGACTTCCCGTCATGCCCACTTCTTCGTCGCTGGCTGCCATCAAAGATTCCAGAAAAAGTGGTACAGGGAAGGCGCAAAGTACTGAAAGGAAGAAGTCTTCAAACGTTCTAGGAGGCAACCAAGACAAATTAAGCACCGGCGATTTTTCCTCATCCGGTCTCACGACAGACAATCAGGAACCCAATTATCTTGACAAACGACATAGAAAAATTGGCGTGGTTACACGGGACAATGGTTCATGTCCGTCTCCATCCGATCTGATGACAAAGAAACGACATACGTCGAGGGAAGACTTTCAAAATTCTTCCCGAAGGCAAGATTTCCCAAGACGGTATGTGGCAGCCCTGAATGACCAGACAGCAACGTTTGAAGCACCCAACACTCGCGCTAAGGCTCAGAAAAAGTTTAGGAAACTTATCTTTCTTAGAGACCAGCCTGAACAGCCCTATCACCGGTATTCCTAA